A section of the Phoenix dactylifera cultivar Barhee BC4 unplaced genomic scaffold, palm_55x_up_171113_PBpolish2nd_filt_p 000233F, whole genome shotgun sequence genome encodes:
- the LOC103718370 gene encoding pentatricopeptide repeat-containing protein At5g03800, with product MATAISTASISFTPLSPFSRRKPTFHPHHSSLPLRPSSLSSLIQPNKTPNLSLSPLPLLPPPLDSTQILELGPLHDDRRLRHLLRLAADHRDLALGRAVHAAVAKAGDGADDDTRLANALIFMYLKLGRLADARKAFECLPCPDVASFTALVSGYAKCGCEAEAIDLFCRMRQSGIDPNEFSFVAILTDCIRQGNSQLGAQVHALAIKTHHCFCVHVSNALVGMYVKCGRVDAAVQLFGDMPERDVSSWNAVILGMVEDCRYHEAFELFHDMQISGYHGDHFTLSTLLSAAAESFAHAEGEAIHAYALKTGLELELSICNALIGFYSKFGRVEDVVDVFQRMPVRDVISWTGMLTGFMEFGLVDSAVEVFDQMPERNSISYNALLAGFCKNSEGYRGLKLFQQILEDGMEMADIMLTGAINACAIVSDRKPSEQIHAFVIKIGCESNHWIKTALIDMCSKCGRMEDAQKMFGTSVHHRSFPMAWTSLICAHAKNGQPEEAIALFHEMLKRDGTIKMDEFMSATVLGVCGTLGFGVLGKQIHCSVAKSGISSDLAVENAIFSMYAKCGDLADAITFFDQMPRHDIVSWNALITAHLLHRQGDRALDVWANMVDLGVKPDSITFNLIFSACKYTSTNSVSTCQRLFHSMGRAYDVEPASEHYAAMVDVLGFWGSFDEAERLINSMPFKADASIWRALLDNCRLRSNLSLGKQVAQRLLALEPQDPSTYILVSNLYSAFGRWHCSEKVRNEMRGKGFRKHPARSWTIHQNAVHSFFARDRSHPQTKDIYGGLDILILECMKAGYEPDTSFVLHEVEEYQKKHFLFYHSAKLAAMYGILMTGRGRPVRIVKNIRLCGDCHAFMNYVSTVTGREISVRDATGFHNFKGGKCSCGDSW from the coding sequence ATGGCCACCGCCATCTCAACTGCCTCCATCTCCTTCACCCCACTGTCCCCCTTTTCCCGCAGAAAACCAACTTTCCACCCCCAccactcctctctccctctccgcccctcctccctctcttccctcaTTCAACCCAACAAAACCCCGAACCTCTCCTTATctcctctcccccttctcccgccaccCCTCGACAGCACCCAAATCCTAGAACTCGGTCCCCTCCACGATGACCGCCgcctccgccacctcctccgCCTCGCCGCCGACCACCGCGACCTCGCCCTCGGGAGAGCCGTCCACGCCGCCGTCGCCAAGGCCGGAGACGGCGCCGACGACGACACGCGCCTCGCCAACGCCCTCATCTTCATGTACCTCAAGCTCGGCCGCCTCGCCGACGCCCGCAAGGCGTTCGAATGCTTGCCATGTCCCGACGTCGCCTCCTTCACCGCCCTTGTCTCCGGATACGCCAAATGCGGTTGCGAGGCGGAGGCGATCGACCTCTTCTGCCGAATGCGGCAGTCGGGCATCGACCCAAATGAATTCAGCTTCGTCGCCATCTTGACTGACTGCATTCGGCAGGGGAATTCTCAATTGGGTGCTCAAGTTCACGCCTTGGCGATCAAAACTCACCACTGTTTTTGCGTGCATGTCTCCAATGCTCTGGTTGGGATGTATGTGAAGTGCGGCCGTGTTGATGCTGCTGTCCAATTGTTTGGTGACATGCCTGAGAGAGATGTGTCATCGTGGAATGCAGTTATTCTGGGCATGGTCGAGGACTGTCGATATCATGAAGCATTCGAGCTGTTTCATGATATGCAAATCAGTGGATATCATGGGGACCATTTCACTCTGTCAACCCTACTGAGTGCTGCTGCAGAGAGTTTCGCCCATGCTGAAGGTGAGGCTATCCATGCTTACGCTCTTAAAACTGGGTTGGAGTTGGAGTTGAGCATATGCAATGCTCTCATTGGGTTCTACAGTAAGTTTGGTCGTGTAGAAGATGTGGTTGATGTGTTTCAGAGGATGCCGGTAAGGGATGTGATATCATGGACCGGAATGCTTACCGGGTTTATGGAATTTGGTTTAGTGGATTCGGCTGTGGAGGTCTTTGATCAAATGCCTGAGAGAAATAGCATCTCATATAATGCTCTCTTAGCAGGGTTTTGCAAGAACAGCGAAGGCTATCGGGGGCTAAAATTATTTCAGCAGATTTTGGAGGACGGAATGGAGATGGCAGACATCATGCTGACAGGTGCCATTAATGCTTGTGCAATAGTCTCTGATAGGAAACCGAGTGAGCAGATTCATGCATTCGTGATTAAGATCGGCTGCGAGTCGAATCATTGGATCAAAACAGCTCTGATAGACATGTGTTCCAAATGTGGCAGAATGGAAGATGCTCAGAAGATGTTTGGAACTTCAGTTCATCATAGAAGCTTTCCAATGGCCTGGACTTCTCTTATATGTGCCCATGCTAAAAATGGGCAGCCAGAAGAGGCTATAGCTCTTTTTCATGAGATGTTAAAGAGAGATGGCacgattaaaatggatgaattcATGTCAGCCACTGTCCTTGGAGTCTGTGGAACCTTGGGATTTGGTGTGCTGGGAAAGCAAATCCACTGTTCAGTTGCTAAATCTGGGATTTCATCTGATCTTGCAGTAGAGAATGCTATCTTCAGCATGTATGCTAAGTGTGGCGACTTGGCAGATGCTATTACTTTCTTTGATCAAATGCCTAGACATGATATAGTGTCATGGAATGCATTGATCACTGCTCATCTTCTTCACCGTCAAGGCGACCGTGCTTTGGATGTGTGGGCTAACATGGTGGACTTGGGTGTAAAGCCTGACTCCATTACCTTCAATTTGATCTTTTCAGCTTGCAAATATACTAGCACAAACTCAGTCAGTACTTGTCAAAGACTGTTTCACTCTATGGGAAGAGCTTATGACGTTGAGCCAGCTTCTGAGCACTATGCTGCCATGGTTGATGTCTTAGGTTTTTGGGGTAGCTTTGATGAAGCTGAAAGGTTAATAAATAGCATGCCTTTTAAAGCTGATGCATCCATTTGGCGAGCTTTACTTGACAATTGTAGATTGCGCTCAAATCTGAGTCTGGGAAAACAGGTGGCACAGCGCCTTCTTGCTTTGGAACCACAAGACCCATCAACCTACATCCTTGTATCAAATCTTTACTCTGCTTTTGGGAGATGGCATTGCTCGGAGAAGGTAAGGAATGAGATGCGAGGAAAGGGCTTTCGCAAGCATCCTGCACGAAGCTGGACCATTCATCAGAATGCAGTGCATTCATTCTTTGCAAGAGATAGATCACATCCACAGACCAAAGACATCTATGGTGGATTGGATATACTGATCCTGGAGTGTATGAAGGCTGGGTATGAGCCAGATACAAGCTTTGTGCTACATGAGGTGGAAGAATACCAGAAGAAACACTTCCTCTTTTATCACAGCGCTAAACTAGCTGCCATGTATGGGATCCTAATGACTGGCCGTGGACGACCCGTGAGAATTGTGAAAAACATTCGTCTGTGCGGTGATTGCCATGCATTCATGAATTACGTTTCTACTGTGACTGGGAGAGAGATCTCGGTGAGGGATGCCACTGGATTTCACAATTTTAAGGGTGGAAAATGCTCTTGTGGAGATTCCTGGTGA
- the LOC103718375 gene encoding receptor-like protein 46, with amino-acid sequence MIFPFARSYKQEFLVLLSNTEESNASDLKIVFLMETNPRPNPTTLFLPLTIDSMNPKFIHASPSSLKIYMPTLPPPESELCSKENSSKKKKKKTPMAGAGRALGYSFIIFLALLSHHSFLSCPLDHKEALLQFKSMIIGKPKKNSSAEIPFFSFDLWIPGSDCCTWEGVACDHRSTLRPVTELSLSAFVPLTHPATSMALSPLFSIKTLTFLDVSQNSLLGEIPEDGMADLASLSYLDMSSNELNGSIPSQILGLRNLQYLDLSSNQLTGTLSSNVGSLVKLEMLNLEENLLHGNIPADIGKLARLRNLYLSQNQFDGEIPASILQLRELQVLDLGNNSLSSAIPDEIDTLFNLSTLSLRDNKLSGAIPESVTRMANLDTLHLDGNSLSGVIPPSLFDLKRLKTLFLGSNKLSWDNTAEISPKCRLSRLSLRSCGLVGKMPSWLSDQNDLDFLDLSENQLEGDIPQWLADLELGSVIITDNKLTGPLPPQLFQSKNLSVVDLSRNNLSGELPRNIGDAPAIMILMLSGNSLSGPLPESITNIGRLLLIDLSDNHLAGDTFPVFSPDSYLAYVDLSFNNFSGEVPTSFGPQIRKLAFGGNKFSGLLPESLVYMKNLVQLDLSDNDITGELPEWLSRIPFQVLNLRNNHLHGSIPPALSNLAGLHILDLSGNNFDGAIPTQLGNLNGMINTPTTYFTISDLFTFFIDLNDVIVNWKGSLRSLARNSLDIYSYLDLSCNWLSGDIPNSLGSLQGLKLLNLSYNELTGEIPASFGALKKLESLDLSHNKLDGSIPQTFVKLNELTTLDVSNNELAGPIPVGGQMSTMTDPGSYANNSGLCGFQLEVPCSPPSPDEPISESTNDEGEDGWISWEGVLFGYAAGLLVAIAITYFPIYFRKFL; translated from the coding sequence ATGATCTTTCCATTCGCAAGGTCATACAAACAAGAATTTTTAGTGCTTCTTTCAAACACTGAGGAAAGTAATGCCTCGGATTTGAAAATTGTGTTCTTGATGGAAACCAACCCAAGACCCAATCCAACTACCCTTTTTTTGCCATTGACCATTGACTCAATGAACCCAAAGTTCATTCAtgcctctccctcctctctaaaaatatatatgccaACTCTCCCTCCACCAGAAAGTGAGCTTTGCTCAAAAGAAAACAGcagtaaaaaaaagaagaagaagacaccaATGGCTGGTGCTGGAAGAGCACTTGGCTATTCTTTTATCATCTTCCTCGCTCTTCTCTCGCACCACTCTTTTCTATCCTGTCCCCTGGATCACAAAGAAGCTCTCCTCCAATTCAAATCCATGATTATTGGAAAGCCCAAGAAGAATTCCTCCGCGGAGATACCTTTCTTCAGTTTCGACTTATGGATTCCGGGCTCCGACTGCTGCACTTGGGAGGGAGTGGCCTGCGATCACCGATCAACTCTGCGGCCTGTGACCGAGCTTAGTCTCTCCGCCTTCGTCCCCCTGACACACCCCGCAACCTCCATGgctctctcccctctcttcaGCATCAAGACGCTGACCTTCCTCGATGTCTCGCAGAATTCACTGCTTGGAGAGATCCCGGAAGATGGGATGGCTGATTTGGCCAGCCTGAGTTATCTTGACATGAGCTCCAACGAGCTAAATGGTTCCATTCCTTCTCAAATCCTTGGCCTCAGGAACCTCCAGTATCTGGACTTGAGCAGCAACCAACTCACTGGGACTCTCAGCAGCAATGTTGGTAGCCTCGTAAAGCTTGAGATGCTCAACTTGGAGGAGAATCTTCTCCATGGGAACATCCCTGCGGATATTGGCAAGCTAGCAAGGCTGCGGAACCTGTATCTTAGCCAAAACCAGTTCGACGGAGAGATCCCGGCATCCATCTTGCAACTGAGGGAGCTACAAGTCCTGGACTTGGGGAACAATTCTCTCTCATCAGCAATTCCCGACGAGATCGACACCTTGTTCAACCTCTCCACTCTTTCTTTGAGAGACAACAAACTCTCCGGGGCGATCCCCGAGTCGGTTACAAGGATGGCCAACCTCGACACCCTTCATCTGGATGGTAATTCTCTCTCAGGAGTCATCCCGCCTTCGTTGTTTGATCTCAAGAGGTTGAAGACGCTGTTCCTTGGGAGCAACAAGCTCTCATGGGATAACACTGCGGAGATATCACCTAAATGTCGTCTGTCGCGACTATCCCTGAGATCTTGTGGCCTCGTCGGCAAGATGCCGAGCTGGCTTTCAGACCAGAATGATCTTGATTTCTTAGATCTAAGTGAGAATCAGCTCGAGGGAGACATTCCACAATGGCTTGCTGATTTGGAGCTTGGAAGTGTCATCATAACAGATAACAAACTCACTGGTCCACTCCCACCTCAACTTTTCCAGTCCAAGAATCTTTCAGTCGTCGATCTTTCGCGAAACAATCTAAGCGGAGAGCTGCCAAGGAACATCGGCGATGCACCTGCCATCATGATTCTTATGCTGAGTGGCAACAGTTTGTCGGGTCCATTGCCTGAATCCATCACCAACATAGGCCGTCTCTTGCTGATAGACCTCTCGGACAACCACCTCGCCGGAGATACGTTCCCAGTGTTCAGCCCAGACAGCTATCTTGCCTATGTAGATCTCTCCTTCAACAATTTCTCCGGTGAGGTGCCGACGAGCTTTGGCCCACAGATTAGGAAGCTTGCATTCGGAGGAAACAAGTTCTCAGGATTGTTGCCTGAGAGCTTAGTTTACATGAAGAATCTCGTACAGCTTGATCTCTCCGACAACGATATCACTGGTGAATTGCCGGAGTGGCTCAGTAGAATTCCATTTCAAGTTCTGAATCTGAGGAACAATCATTTGCATGGGTCCATCCCTCCGGCCTTATCCAATCTCGCCGGACTCCACATCCTTGATCTTTCTGGCAACAACTTTGATGGTGCAATTCCGACACAGCTGGGAAATCTGAATGGGATGATCAACACACCTACCACATACTTTACAATCTCTGATCTCTTCACCTTCTTCATCGATCTCAATGATGTCATCGTGAATTGGAAGGGTTCCTTAAGGAGTCTGGCACGAAACAGCCTCGATATTTATTCATACTTGGACCTATCATGCAACTGGCTGTCTGGTGATATACCAAATTCTTTAGGCAGTCTCCAAGGTCTGAAGTTGCTCAACCTTTCCTACAATGAACTCACCGGGGAGATTCCGGCGAGTTTTGGTGCATTAAAGAAGCTGGAGAGCTTGGATTTATCGCATAATAAGCTTGATGGCAGCATACCTCAAACATTTGTGAAGCTCAATGAACTGACCACATTGGATGTAAGCAACAATGAGCTTGCAGGTCCGATTCCCGTCGGCGGTCAGATGTCCACCATGACTGATCCAGGTTCTTATGCTAATAACAGCGGGTTGTGCGGGTTTCAGCTCGAGGTTCCATGCAGTCCGCCATCACCAGATGAACCGATTTCAGAGTCTACCAATGATGAGGGTGAGGATGGATGGATCTCATGGGAAGGCGTGCTGTTTGGGTATGCGGCCGGCCTACTTGTGGCAATTGCTATTACCTACTTTCCTATCTACTTTCGTAAATTTCTCTGA